A window from Salvia miltiorrhiza cultivar Shanhuang (shh) chromosome 2, IMPLAD_Smil_shh, whole genome shotgun sequence encodes these proteins:
- the LOC131008000 gene encoding probable calcium-binding protein CML15, whose product MGASFDELDSSDEASSPRSCGEQRRLAALAPLRSLGLKPTGNQIHTISTSINANGNGAIEFHELVELMLSDISIEVIPNHEHLMKVFKAFDRDGNRFISAVEPETASFEDDNIERASTTAKASTASGVGRGFNDGSGLDVEQRGRGL is encoded by the coding sequence CAGCAGCGACGAGGCTTCGAGCCCTCGTTCGTGCGGCGAACAGAGGCGACTCGCGGCCCTGGCTCCCCTCCGCTCCCTCGGCCTCAAGCCAACTGGCAACCAAATCCACACTATCTCCACCTCCATCAACGCCAACGGCAATGGAGCCATAGAGTTTCATGAATTGGTGGAGCTTATGTTGTCCGACATTAGCATAGAAGTCATCCCCAACCACGAACACCTAATGAAGGTGTTCAAGGCCTTCGACCGCGACGGCAACAGATTCATCTCCGCGGTGGAGCCTGAGACAGCGAGCTTCGAGGATGACAATATCGAGCGAGCTTCGACGACGGCAAAGGCTTCGACTGCGAGTGGCGTAGGACGAGGCTTCAACGACGGCAGTGGCTTGGACGTCGAGCAGCGTGGGAGGGGGCTTTAA